In Ostrea edulis chromosome 4, xbOstEdul1.1, whole genome shotgun sequence, a single window of DNA contains:
- the LOC125671945 gene encoding uncharacterized protein LOC125671945, with translation MGIEALVEWSRILRFVLDELRINRQCTSIDEAGYALNLRIKVLCIVHSSLMWMSDASMPIMGQYKCRSSYDSKFSKADIRRQIKLFNVKYASSWIKHPKSTQSKFTTTMKELTASSFRRATGHFQQPLKFFI, from the exons ATGGGAATTGAAGCATTAGTGGAGTGGTCGAGGATTCTTCGCTTCGTGCTTGACGAATTACGTATTAACCGCCAGTGTACAAGCATCGACGAGGCCGG atatgccTTGAATCTGAGGATAAAGGTGTTGTGCATTGTGCATTCATCATTAATGTGGATGTCTGATGCCAGTATGCCCATAATGGGGCAGTATAAGTGTCGATCTTCATATGACAGCAAATTTTCAAAGGCAG atataagaaggcaaataaaactgttcaatgtaaaatacGCCAGTAGTTGGATAAAACATCCAAAGTCGACACAGTCAAAGTTCACAACAACAATGAAGGAATTAACTGCATCCTCATTCCGCAGGGCAACAGGCCATTTTCAGCAACCCCTGAAATTCTTCATTTAG